tggtagagttgtactgtgagagagtgagaggaattgttaggtggagtcagatagatagttggggataatcagtttgaagttgttaggaactaagattaagaaactgtcaagaaaaactaactgaaaccataagcttgttctgcattttaaaataaacttgattatttgttaatgttaacaactgtctggactctgtgtgtccccgtgagaaacggggtggtggcagcgaagaaagcaatcacagtggtggcacagggtcaatagaccgtcaaacgtccgggggccctgtgtgatcgccacagtgtgtgtgtgatgagtGGAATGGCAACCttggggaaggagaaaggggaatggaatggagtatgctGGAAAATGGCTCTCTCAACAGAAGCACATGCAACATTCCATTGTGGGTCCCACTTGTTTTGCATGTTAGTAAGATGTTGTGGGGAGGAGCCATAGGCGAGAGAGGGGTGGTGATGGTCATAAACACTATGCTGCCTTGGTAATATGCTGTTCATATCATTCATGGAAGCGCAGCCAGATGGAATAATGTTTTCCAATATTTCTTTCACTGGGAGCAAtactggtttctctctctcccatttgTATTTTCAACATCTAGGTACTGACTTCAGCATAGATAGCTTACCTCTCCCCCGAAAATACCACCATGACTGGGCCCTTTTCCACGAGGAGTCACCCAAAAACAATTACAAGCTCTTCCAGAGACCCGCCATCACTCTGTTCAACCACACAGCAACGTTCAGCCGCCACTCACATCTGCCACTCACCACACAGTACCTTGAAAGCATTGAGGCCTTAAAGTCCCTGAGGTATATGATTCCTTTGCAAAACAAGAACAGCTTGAGGAAAAGGCTCGCGCCCCTCGTATATGTACAGTCTGACTGCGATCCTCCCTCTGACCGGGACAGCTATGTACAGGAGCTTATGGCTCACATTGAAGTAGACTCCTATGGTGCCTGCTTGCATAACAGAGATCTTCCAGAGCAGCTTGAAAACCCTGCCTCCATGGATAACGATAACTTCTATAAGATACTTGCTCAGTACAAATTTGTCCTTGCCTTTGAGAATGCTGTCTGTGAAGATTATATCACTGAAAAGCTCTGGAGACCACTGAAGCTGGGTGTGGTACCAGTTTATTACGGCTCTCCTAGCGTCAAAGACTGGCTTCCCAGCAATAAGAGTGCAATCCTGGTCACAGGATTCTCACACCCCAAGGACCTGGCACAGTACATCAAAGCTTTGGATGCAGATGATGAGAAATATGAGGCCTACCTTGAATGGAAGCTGAAAGGGGACATCTCCAACCAACACCTGCTTGCTGCTATAAAGGAACGCACATGGGGAGTGCAAGATATCATGAAGGACAATTACATAGATGCCTTTGAATGCATGGTGTGCACTAGAATATGGGGAAATATGAGGA
This portion of the Podarcis raffonei isolate rPodRaf1 chromosome 17, rPodRaf1.pri, whole genome shotgun sequence genome encodes:
- the FUT10 gene encoding alpha-(1,3)-fucosyltransferase 10 isoform X2, translated to MTKTSISQNSALKDEEWQKYTYLFVKKPELPSDTKAILNNDRYPVLLWWSPLTGETGRLGRCGQDACFFTINRTYQHNSMTKAFLFYGTDFSIDSLPLPRKYHHDWALFHEESPKNNYKLFQRPAITLFNHTATFSRHSHLPLTTQYLESIEALKSLRYMIPLQNKNSLRKRLAPLVYVQSDCDPPSDRDSYVQELMAHIEVDSYGACLHNRDLPEQLENPASMDNDNFYKILAQYKFVLAFENAVCEDYITEKLWRPLKLGVVPVYYGSPSVKDWLPSNKSAILVTGFSHPKDLAQYIKALDADDEKYEAYLEWKLKGDISNQHLLAAIKERTWGVQDIMKDNYIDAFECMVCTRIWGNMRRQAKGMLPKKWNAEASHLSCPKPQPFVFSSRNTHRTALREMWIPSFEQSKREAHALRQLVERNRNFTAQEFWTMVFRE
- the FUT10 gene encoding alpha-(1,3)-fucosyltransferase 10 isoform X1, coding for MNAMRKKRFWASCFCLMAIFFLLVTLQVVVELGKSERKMTKTSISQNSALKDEEWQKYTYLFVKKPELPSDTKAILNNDRYPVLLWWSPLTGETGRLGRCGQDACFFTINRTYQHNSMTKAFLFYGTDFSIDSLPLPRKYHHDWALFHEESPKNNYKLFQRPAITLFNHTATFSRHSHLPLTTQYLESIEALKSLRYMIPLQNKNSLRKRLAPLVYVQSDCDPPSDRDSYVQELMAHIEVDSYGACLHNRDLPEQLENPASMDNDNFYKILAQYKFVLAFENAVCEDYITEKLWRPLKLGVVPVYYGSPSVKDWLPSNKSAILVTGFSHPKDLAQYIKALDADDEKYEAYLEWKLKGDISNQHLLAAIKERTWGVQDIMKDNYIDAFECMVCTRIWGNMRRQAKGMLPKKWNAEASHLSCPKPQPFVFSSRNTHRTALREMWIPSFEQSKREAHALRQLVERNRNFTAQEFWTMVFRE